In a single window of the Pongo abelii isolate AG06213 chromosome 1, NHGRI_mPonAbe1-v2.0_pri, whole genome shotgun sequence genome:
- the LOC129048454 gene encoding small ribosomal subunit protein eS10-like — MLMPKKNWIAIYELLFKEGVMVAKKDVHMPKHPELADKNVPNLRVMKAMQSLKSRGYAKEQFAWRHFYWYLTNEGIQYLCDYLHLPSEIVPATLRRSRPETGRPWPEGLEGEQPARLTRGEANRDTYKRSAVPPGANKKAEAGAGSATEFQFRDGFGCGRGQPPQ, encoded by the coding sequence ATGTTGATGCCTAAGAAGAACTGGATTGCCATTTATGAACTCCTTTTTAAGGAGGGAGTCATGGTGGCCAAGAAGGATGTCCACATGCCTAAGCACCCGGAGCTGGCAGACAAGAATGTGCCCAACCTTCGTGTCATGAAGGCCATGCAATCTCTCAAGTCCCGAGGCTACGCGAAGGAACAGTTTGCCTGGAGACATTTCTACTGGTACCTTACCAATGAGGGTATCCAGTATCTCTGTGATTACCTTCATCTGCCCTCGGAGATTGTGCCTGCCACCCTACGCCGCAGCCGTCCAGAGACTGGCAGGCCTTGGCCTGAAGGTCTGGAGGGTGAGCAACCTGCAAGACTCACAAGAGGGGAAGCCAACAGAGATACCTACAAACGGAGTGCTGTGCCCCCTGGTGCCAACAAGAAAGccgaggctggggctgggtcagCAACCGAATTCCAGTTTAGAGATGGATTTGGTTGTGGACGTGGTCAGCCACCTCAGTAA